Proteins encoded by one window of Octopus bimaculoides isolate UCB-OBI-ISO-001 chromosome 4, ASM119413v2, whole genome shotgun sequence:
- the LOC106872601 gene encoding uncharacterized protein LOC106872601, protein MCELDSLPSITELTKAFDSLASGKAPGKKTAIPQRSSKPAKTPICFNTFHELLCQCWEEGTAPQDMRDANTITLYKNKGDRGDCNNYRRISLLSIVGKAFAHVIPSRLQLLASRIYPESHCGFRKSRSTIDMIFSIRQLKKKSREQNMPLYMAFIDLTKAFDFLSRKGGHFLLLQKIGCPPKLLIIIKSFHDDMQVTTQRNGSTSIAFQIKNRVKQGCIFAPTLFGIFSLLLSNAFETSEDGMFLNSRNDGQLFNLLRLRANTKIRSILIKEMLFADDAALVSHTEALQRLINYFEQACSDFGLVISLKKTNIMDQTTSDIPGIHTGDHRLQERKRFTYLGSTVTYNLSLDTELNIRIAKATAVMAELSKRAWDNNKLNKTTNMKIYQSCILSTLRYGSEIWTPYTRQEPRLNIFHLRCLRKILGIKWHNRVPKKDVLKQVGIPSMFALRTQRRMRWLGHVNRMEVDRITKDILYGELARGTRSVGRPLLPCKDVCKRDMKACDISIRNWEEVASNRGDWRRTIEEGGQRSDRGREEKWKDKKRRQQETMTSQPARQSLRYICIGLRIHSRRCIRT, encoded by the coding sequence ATGTGCGAACTTGACAGTCTGCCGTCCATAACAGAGCTCACCAAGGCTTTTGACTCCCTAGCCAGTGGCAAGGCTCCGGGAAAAAAAACGGCAATCCCTCAGAGATCATCAAAGCCGGCAAAAACACCGATCTGCTTCAACACCTTTCATGAGCTCCTATGTCAGTGCTGGGAAGAAGGTACAGCCCCTCAGGATATGCGGGATGCTAACACCATTACGCTTTACAAAAACAAAGGTGACCGTGGTGATTGTAACAATTACCGTCGAATATCTCTTCTCAGCATTGTTGGAAAGGCCTTTGCTCACGTTATCCCGTCCAGGCTACAACTACTTGCTTCTCGAATTTATCCAGAATCGCATTGTGGTTTTAGAAAAAGCAGATCAACTATTGACATGATATTCTCCATACGCCAACTTAAGAAGAAGTCCAGAGAGCAGAACATGCCATTATATATGGCCTTCATTGATTTGACGAAGGCCTTTGACTTCTTAAGTAGAAAAGGCGGCCATTTCCTCCTGCTTCAAAAAATCGGCTGTCCACCAAAGCTGCTGATTATCATCAAATCTTTCCATGATGATATGCAAGTCACCACACAGCGCAATGGTTCAACATCAATCGCCTTCCAAATAAAGAACAGGGTAAAGCAAGGCTGTATCTTTGCTCCTACATTATTTGGCATCTTCTCGCTGCTGCTGTCAAATGCCTTTGAGACATCAGAAGATGGAATGTTTCTGAACAGTAGAAATGACGGGCAACTGTTCAATCTCTTGCGTCTGCGTGCCAACACCAAAATCAGAAGCATCCTGATCAAGGAGATGCTCTTTGCTGATGATGCCGCTCTGGTATCACACACAGAAGCCCTGCAAAGGCTCATCAACTACTTTGAGCAAGCATGTAGCGACTTTGGCTTAGTTATCAGCCTCAAGAAAACCAATATCATGGATCAGACTACGTCGGACATCCCAGGCATACACACTGGAGACCATAGACTACAGGAGAGGAAGAGGTTTACCTACCTTGGCTCTACCGTCACTTACAACCTATCCCTTGATACCGAGCTCAATATACGCATTGCCAAGGCAACCGCTGTGATGGCCGAACTCTCCAAACGGGCATGGGACAACAATAAGCTGAACAAGACCACAAACATGAAGATTTACCAGTCATGTATACTTAGCACTCTACGGTATGGCAGTGAGATCTGGACGCCATACACACGCCAAGAGCCTCGCCTAAATATCTTTCACCTGCGCTGCCTCCGGAAAATCCTTGGCATCAAATGGCACAATCGTGTCCCAAAAAAGGATGTCCTCAAGCAAGTAGGAATACCAAGCATGTTTGCACTCCGCACACAAAGACGTATGAGATGGCTTGGACATGTTAATCGTATGGAAGTTGACAGAATCACCAAAGACATACTCTACGGAGAGCTTGCTAGGGGCACTAGGTCTGTTGGAAGACCGTTATTACCATGCAAGGATGTTTGCAAAAGGGATATGAAGGCCTGCGACATCAGTATTAGGAACTGGGAAGAGGTTGCCAGCAACCGTGGAGATTGGCGACGCACCATAGAAGAGGGAGGACAAAGGAGTGACAGAGGGCgagaggagaaatggaaagacaagaaaagacgtCAACAAGAAACTATGACATCACAACCAGCCAGGCAAAGTCTTCGCTACATTTGCATAGGACTACGCATCCACAGCAGGAGATGTattaggacatga